The Agromyces marinus genome window below encodes:
- a CDS encoding DNA-3-methyladenine glycosylase 2 family protein has translation MLARDARFDGQFITGVHSTGIYCRPSCPAAPPKPRNVTFYRTAAAAHEAGLRACKRCLPDAVPGSPEWDLGDDLAARAMRLITDGVVEREGVPGLAARLGYTPRHLTRVLSAELGAGPLALARAHRAQTARALLTSTSMRVSDVAFASGFGSIRQFNDTVRAVYERSPLELREIGQRANGQRANGRRRGRADAAPSVSAPVEPGVVRLRLPARAPFDSAGVFAWLAARALDGVEDAAPDRYERALALPAGPALVRLAAPASATGSASATGSASASPSLEVEAHLTDLTDLAPLVARVRRLFDLDADAEAIDAALGTDPALAPSVAAVPGIRMPGALDPHELVVRALVGQQVSVAAARTALTRLAADLGERVEIAGTTRTLFPTAEAIAEHGEQVLRGPAARIRTILDVTARLAGGALVVAPERERADLRAELLAIPGIGPWTAGYVAMRVTREPDELLVSDLALRTGAERLGLPPDARALTARGTAWAPWRSYASMHLWRAAALSP, from the coding sequence ATGCTCGCACGCGACGCCCGGTTCGACGGCCAGTTCATCACGGGCGTCCACTCGACCGGCATCTACTGCCGGCCCAGCTGCCCGGCCGCACCGCCGAAACCCCGCAACGTGACCTTCTACCGCACGGCCGCGGCCGCACACGAGGCCGGCCTCCGGGCGTGCAAGCGCTGCCTGCCCGACGCCGTTCCCGGCTCACCCGAATGGGACCTCGGCGACGACCTCGCCGCGCGCGCCATGCGGCTCATCACCGACGGGGTCGTCGAACGAGAGGGCGTGCCCGGACTCGCCGCCCGCCTCGGCTACACGCCGCGCCACCTCACACGCGTGCTCTCGGCGGAACTCGGCGCGGGCCCCCTCGCGCTCGCCCGCGCGCACCGCGCGCAGACCGCGCGGGCCCTGCTGACCTCGACCTCGATGCGCGTCTCGGACGTCGCGTTCGCGTCCGGCTTCGGCAGCATCCGCCAGTTCAACGACACCGTCCGCGCCGTGTACGAGCGCAGCCCGCTCGAACTCCGCGAGATCGGGCAGCGCGCGAACGGGCAGCGCGCGAACGGGCGACGCCGGGGGCGAGCGGATGCCGCGCCATCCGTCTCAGCGCCCGTCGAACCCGGCGTGGTGCGCCTGCGGCTGCCCGCGAGGGCGCCCTTCGATTCCGCCGGGGTCTTCGCGTGGCTGGCCGCACGAGCCCTCGACGGCGTCGAGGACGCGGCGCCCGATCGCTACGAGCGCGCGCTCGCACTCCCGGCCGGGCCGGCCCTCGTGCGGCTCGCGGCACCGGCATCCGCTACGGGCTCGGCATCCGCTACGGGCTCGGCATCCGCTTCGCCATCGCTCGAGGTCGAAGCCCACCTGACCGACCTCACCGACCTCGCCCCGCTCGTCGCGCGCGTACGGCGCCTGTTCGACCTCGACGCCGACGCCGAGGCGATCGACGCCGCGCTCGGCACCGACCCGGCGCTCGCGCCGTCGGTCGCGGCCGTCCCCGGGATCAGGATGCCCGGCGCCCTCGACCCGCACGAGCTGGTCGTGCGCGCGCTCGTCGGCCAGCAGGTCTCGGTCGCCGCGGCACGGACGGCGCTGACCCGACTCGCCGCCGACCTCGGTGAGCGCGTGGAGATCGCGGGGACGACCCGCACCCTGTTCCCGACCGCCGAAGCCATCGCCGAGCACGGCGAACAGGTGCTGCGCGGCCCGGCCGCGCGGATCCGGACCATCCTCGACGTGACCGCCCGGCTCGCGGGCGGAGCGCTCGTCGTGGCACCCGAGCGCGAGCGCGCCGACCTGCGCGCCGAACTCCTCGCGATCCCCGGCATCGGGCCGTGGACCGCCGGATACGTCGCGATGCGCGTCACCCGCGAACCCGACGAACTGCTCGTCTCCGACCTCGCACTGCGCACCGGAGCCGAGCGACTCGGACTCCCGCCCGATGCCCGTGCGCTCACCGCACGGGGCACCGCATGGGCGCCGTGGCGCAGTTACGCGTCGATGCACCTGTGGCGGGCGGCCGCGTTGTCGCCGTGA
- a CDS encoding FAD-binding oxidoreductase: MPEALRDRLRSAFGDRAILGGPRLEAVREDRSGQRSDAPPLAVVEATTTREVQALMRLATETRTPVVPRGAGTGLAGGAMSSRGSIVLDLSRMNRILELDGTDELAVVEPGVLNGDLDRAAREHGLWYAPDPASRAISSIGGNIATNAGGLLCAKYGVTRESVLGLAVVLADGTLLRTGHRTVKGVTGYDLTALMTGSEGTLGVIVEATLRLRPVVAGPVETVAAAFPDVESAGAAVVGVAGARVRPAILELIDPVGLARVREHLGVDGIAGTPLEGFAPGETFLLAQFDAGDAAAEASVIDRVFTEAGGRVVRSTDPATGERLLGIRRAMHPALASRGSVLIEDVAVPRSRLPEMFRAIAEIGRRHGVEIPTLAHAGDGNLHPNFVFEGDEVPERIWAAADDLFRAAIRLGGTLTGEHGVGILKRRWLADELGDTSVGLQRRIKEVFDPAGILNPGVMFVDET; the protein is encoded by the coding sequence ATGCCCGAAGCCCTCCGCGACCGACTCCGATCCGCATTCGGCGACCGTGCCATCCTCGGCGGGCCCCGGCTCGAGGCGGTCCGGGAGGATCGCTCCGGCCAGCGCAGCGACGCACCGCCGCTCGCGGTCGTCGAGGCGACCACGACCCGCGAGGTGCAGGCGCTCATGCGCCTGGCCACCGAGACCCGGACGCCGGTCGTGCCGCGCGGCGCGGGCACCGGGCTCGCGGGCGGGGCGATGTCGAGCCGCGGCTCCATCGTGCTCGACCTCTCGCGCATGAACCGCATCCTCGAGCTCGACGGAACCGACGAACTCGCCGTCGTCGAACCCGGCGTGCTCAACGGCGACCTCGACCGGGCCGCTCGCGAGCACGGGCTCTGGTACGCGCCCGACCCCGCGAGCCGGGCGATCAGCTCGATCGGCGGCAACATCGCGACCAACGCCGGCGGCCTGCTGTGCGCCAAGTACGGCGTGACGCGCGAGAGCGTGCTCGGTCTCGCCGTCGTGCTCGCCGACGGAACCCTGCTGCGCACGGGCCACCGCACGGTCAAGGGCGTGACGGGCTACGACCTCACCGCGCTCATGACCGGCTCCGAGGGCACGCTCGGCGTCATCGTCGAGGCGACGCTGCGGCTGCGCCCGGTCGTGGCCGGGCCCGTCGAGACCGTGGCGGCGGCCTTCCCCGACGTCGAATCCGCGGGCGCGGCGGTCGTCGGCGTCGCGGGCGCCCGCGTCAGGCCCGCGATCCTGGAGCTCATCGACCCGGTCGGTCTCGCCCGCGTGCGCGAGCACCTCGGCGTCGACGGCATCGCGGGCACGCCGCTCGAGGGCTTCGCGCCGGGCGAGACCTTCCTGCTCGCGCAGTTCGATGCGGGGGATGCCGCGGCCGAGGCATCCGTCATCGACCGCGTGTTCACCGAGGCCGGCGGGCGGGTCGTCCGCTCGACCGACCCGGCGACGGGCGAGCGGCTCCTCGGCATCCGCCGCGCCATGCATCCCGCGCTCGCCTCGCGCGGCAGCGTGCTCATCGAGGACGTCGCGGTGCCGCGCTCGAGGTTGCCCGAGATGTTCCGCGCCATCGCCGAGATCGGGCGGCGCCACGGCGTCGAGATCCCGACGCTCGCCCACGCGGGCGACGGCAACCTGCACCCGAACTTCGTGTTCGAGGGCGACGAGGTTCCCGAGCGCATCTGGGCCGCGGCCGACGACCTGTTCCGTGCCGCGATCCGGCTCGGCGGCACGCTCACCGGCGAGCACGGCGTCGGCATCCTCAAGCGCCGCTGGCTCGCCGACGAGCTCGGCGACACGTCGGTCGGCCTCCAGCGGCGCATCAAGGAGGTCTTCGACCCCGCAGGCATCCTCAACCCGGGCGTGATGTTCGTCGACGAGACGTGA
- a CDS encoding PrsW family intramembrane metalloprotease, with amino-acid sequence MTLPTDAPFPHRTARRRGARAGAGIAVVVLIAIAGLVALVVAAYLAVGLGVSVLAVGTLAALVPLAIVLLAVAWIDRWEPEPRWALWLAFLWGAAVSVAIALLVDLGVQLFAAAAAAGEPTGSQAMQAVVQAPLVEEIAKGLGVLLLYALARSHLDGPVDGLVYAATIAAGFAFTENILYFGAALIEGGADELGMTFVVRGLFSPFAHVLFTACIGIAVGIAARRGHGANVFGWFAAGLVCAIALHAFWNGSLAFADAFALYFTVQVPIFVGAVVLTVVLRREEQRVTRTRLAEYAAAGWFSRDEVDGLSTWAGRRAALGWARAQHPPRTDAVRRFIADATRLAFTRNAIATGRADVRRFEDEQDLLGAVSRDRAAISGAPGHG; translated from the coding sequence GTGACCCTCCCCACCGACGCTCCCTTCCCGCACCGGACCGCACGCCGTCGCGGTGCACGGGCGGGGGCGGGCATCGCGGTCGTCGTCCTCATCGCGATCGCCGGGCTCGTCGCGCTCGTCGTGGCCGCCTACCTGGCCGTCGGGCTCGGCGTCTCGGTGCTCGCGGTCGGCACGCTCGCGGCACTCGTGCCGCTCGCGATCGTGCTGCTCGCGGTCGCCTGGATCGACCGGTGGGAACCCGAACCGCGCTGGGCGCTGTGGCTGGCCTTCCTCTGGGGTGCCGCGGTGTCGGTCGCGATCGCGCTGCTCGTCGACCTCGGCGTGCAGCTGTTCGCGGCCGCAGCGGCCGCGGGCGAGCCGACGGGCTCGCAGGCGATGCAGGCGGTCGTGCAGGCCCCGCTGGTGGAGGAGATCGCCAAGGGCCTCGGCGTGCTGCTGCTGTACGCGCTCGCGCGGTCGCACCTGGACGGGCCCGTGGACGGGCTCGTGTACGCCGCGACCATCGCGGCGGGCTTCGCGTTCACCGAGAACATCCTCTACTTCGGCGCCGCGCTCATCGAGGGCGGGGCCGATGAGCTCGGCATGACGTTCGTGGTCCGCGGCCTGTTCTCGCCGTTCGCGCACGTGCTCTTCACGGCGTGCATCGGCATCGCGGTCGGCATCGCGGCACGGCGAGGCCACGGCGCGAACGTCTTCGGCTGGTTCGCCGCCGGGCTGGTGTGCGCCATCGCGCTGCACGCGTTCTGGAACGGCTCGCTCGCCTTCGCCGACGCGTTCGCCCTCTACTTCACGGTGCAGGTGCCGATCTTCGTCGGCGCGGTCGTCCTGACCGTCGTGCTGCGGCGCGAGGAGCAGCGCGTCACGCGGACCAGGCTGGCCGAGTACGCCGCCGCGGGCTGGTTCAGCCGCGACGAGGTCGACGGGCTCTCGACGTGGGCGGGCCGGCGGGCGGCGCTCGGGTGGGCGCGTGCGCAGCATCCGCCGCGCACCGATGCGGTGCGGCGATTCATCGCGGATGCCACGAGGCTCGCGTTCACCCGCAACGCCATCGCGACCGGGCGTGCCGACGTGCGACGCTTCGAGGACGAGCAGGATCTCCTCGGTGCCGTCTCGCGCGACCGCGCGGCGATCTCGGGGGCACCGGGTCATGGGTGA
- a CDS encoding FKBP-type peptidyl-prolyl cis-trans isomerase, with protein sequence MTDTNSKPEIEAPEGPAPVELVIEEIVVGEGAEAAPGSTVDVHYLGVEYDSGEEFDSSWSRGQSINFPLQALIAGWQEGIPGMKVGGRRKLVVPPAKAYGTAGGHPLSGKTLIFVIDLLGVS encoded by the coding sequence ATGACTGATACGAACAGCAAGCCCGAGATCGAGGCCCCCGAGGGGCCGGCTCCCGTGGAGCTCGTGATCGAGGAGATCGTCGTCGGCGAGGGTGCGGAGGCCGCGCCCGGTTCGACGGTCGACGTGCACTACCTCGGCGTCGAGTACGACTCGGGCGAGGAGTTCGACTCGTCGTGGAGCCGCGGCCAGTCGATCAACTTCCCGCTGCAGGCGCTCATCGCCGGCTGGCAGGAGGGCATCCCCGGCATGAAGGTCGGCGGGCGCCGCAAGCTCGTCGTCCCGCCCGCGAAGGCCTACGGCACCGCGGGCGGCCACCCGCTCTCGGGCAAGACCCTGATCTTCGTCATCGACCTGCTCGGCGTGAGCTGA
- a CDS encoding DUF4397 domain-containing protein: MKKFIAAGIGAGALVALSGLAPANAAEDAAMLSVLHGVPGLTVDVYVNDELTLDDFEPGDLAGPLELAAGTYSVAITASDAADASEPVIGPVDLPLEAGGNYTAVANLDADGNPTANLFTNDVSEIAAGEGRLTVRHVAAAPAVDVLAGGEAVITGLANPDEQSLDLPAGTVEASVAAAGTTDPVLGPAPVDVAEGTLTIAYAWGSLEDDTLALAVQTVTGMHSSPDGVPAGAAGLVATNAPERVVGLWAAAAIAALSVIAIAAGAARKAVSARTER; encoded by the coding sequence ATGAAGAAGTTCATCGCCGCAGGCATCGGCGCCGGAGCGCTCGTCGCGCTCAGCGGACTCGCGCCGGCCAACGCCGCCGAGGATGCGGCCATGCTCTCCGTGCTGCACGGGGTCCCCGGCCTCACCGTCGACGTGTACGTGAACGACGAGCTCACGCTCGACGATTTCGAGCCCGGCGACCTCGCCGGCCCGCTCGAGCTCGCCGCGGGCACGTACTCGGTCGCGATCACCGCGTCCGACGCGGCGGATGCCTCGGAGCCCGTGATCGGACCCGTCGACCTGCCGCTCGAGGCAGGCGGGAACTACACGGCCGTTGCGAACCTCGACGCCGACGGCAACCCGACCGCCAACCTGTTCACCAACGACGTCTCGGAGATCGCCGCCGGAGAGGGCCGGCTGACCGTGCGCCACGTCGCTGCGGCACCCGCCGTCGACGTGCTCGCGGGCGGCGAGGCCGTGATCACGGGTCTCGCGAACCCCGACGAGCAGTCGCTCGACCTGCCCGCGGGCACGGTCGAGGCCTCCGTGGCCGCCGCGGGCACGACCGACCCGGTGCTCGGGCCGGCACCCGTCGACGTCGCCGAGGGCACGCTGACGATCGCCTACGCGTGGGGCAGCCTCGAGGACGACACGCTCGCGCTCGCCGTGCAGACGGTGACGGGCATGCACTCGAGCCCCGACGGCGTCCCCGCGGGCGCTGCAGGTCTCGTCGCGACGAACGCGCCGGAGCGCGTCGTCGGACTCTGGGCCGCCGCGGCCATCGCGGCGCTCTCGGTGATCGCGATCGCAGCCGGAGCGGCCCGCAAGGCCGTCTCGGCGAGGACCGAGCGCTGA
- a CDS encoding class F sortase, producing MRGEAVAAGAWGSSVAAVAALALLVGCAAMPGGGGGAGGGGGPGGDDRPAAAAPAARDAARAQQTVPEVPRRSSAPEANRAASPPAPVRVELPDLGIDVAVRPVGVDSGGGMELFDDPSLAAWYRWGPAPGSGAGSTVIAAHVDSLEYDVLPFARLKDAAPGTAVIVTDAAGTRHTYAVESLEVVEKTAVDWDAAFDRSGSPRLTLVTCGGAFDYDARTYLSNVVAIAVPT from the coding sequence GTGCGGGGGGAGGCGGTCGCGGCCGGGGCGTGGGGGTCCTCGGTCGCGGCCGTCGCCGCGCTGGCGCTGCTGGTCGGCTGCGCCGCCATGCCAGGCGGAGGAGGCGGAGCCGGCGGAGGAGGCGGGCCAGGCGGAGACGACCGACCCGCTGCCGCGGCGCCGGCCGCCCGGGATGCCGCGCGCGCGCAGCAGACCGTGCCCGAGGTCCCGCGCCGCTCCTCGGCGCCCGAGGCGAATCGTGCGGCGTCGCCGCCCGCGCCGGTCCGGGTCGAGCTGCCCGACCTCGGCATCGACGTCGCGGTCCGCCCGGTGGGCGTCGACTCCGGCGGAGGCATGGAGCTCTTCGACGACCCGTCGCTCGCGGCCTGGTACCGATGGGGGCCGGCTCCGGGTTCGGGCGCCGGCTCGACCGTCATCGCAGCCCACGTCGACTCCCTCGAGTACGACGTCCTGCCGTTCGCCCGGTTGAAGGATGCGGCGCCCGGCACCGCCGTGATCGTGACGGATGCCGCGGGCACCCGCCACACGTACGCCGTCGAGTCGCTCGAGGTGGTCGAGAAGACGGCCGTGGACTGGGATGCCGCGTTCGATCGTTCCGGGTCGCCGCGGTTGACGCTCGTGACGTGCGGGGGAGCGTTCGACTACGACGCGCGAACCTACCTCAGCAACGTCGTCGCGATCGCCGTGCCGACCTGA
- a CDS encoding RNA polymerase sigma factor has product MSPIAFDTLDDRALAEQFSAGDERALREAYARWSPLVFRLALRSLGDRTDAEDVTQQVYLAAWRGRGTFDVSRSTLSAWIVGITKHRIADAHEARARSRRLEESLVAEASVAVAAADDDFAERAMVAEELGRLEPVPRRVMQLAFYDQLSHSQIAEAMGLPIGTVKSHVRRSLSRLRSRWEVEDGPRRA; this is encoded by the coding sequence GTGAGCCCGATCGCCTTCGACACCCTCGACGACCGAGCCCTCGCGGAGCAGTTCTCCGCGGGCGATGAACGCGCCCTCCGAGAGGCGTACGCGCGCTGGTCGCCGCTGGTCTTCCGCCTCGCGCTGCGCTCGCTCGGTGATCGGACCGACGCGGAGGACGTCACCCAGCAGGTCTACCTCGCCGCCTGGCGCGGACGCGGCACCTTCGACGTCTCCCGTTCGACGCTCAGCGCGTGGATCGTGGGCATCACCAAGCACCGCATCGCCGACGCGCACGAAGCGCGGGCGCGCTCGCGTCGCCTGGAGGAGAGCCTCGTCGCCGAGGCATCCGTCGCGGTGGCCGCAGCCGACGACGACTTCGCCGAGCGCGCGATGGTCGCCGAGGAACTGGGGCGACTCGAGCCGGTGCCGCGTCGCGTGATGCAGCTCGCGTTCTACGACCAGCTCAGCCACTCGCAGATCGCCGAGGCCATGGGCCTGCCGATCGGGACGGTGAAGAGCCATGTCCGACGCAGCCTGAGTCGGCTGAGATCACGATGGGAGGTGGAGGATGGACCACGTCGAGCCTGA
- a CDS encoding anti-sigma factor, with protein MDHVEPDELAVLALDGREPDAAVRAHLDACDACAAEYAALARTVDLGRESPSEGLEAPPASVWAAIHGELGLAADLADDPLADDPLADDPLAETDAGARRHVPRARPRVPSAVEPAARARPGRSRRWLPVAAAAAVVGLLAGIGIGFGFAGTGGGGGADPATVIATAELDAFPGWDSTGTATVEADAAGERTIVVDLAAEVASGEVREVWLIRSDASGLVSLGLMDGDSARFAVPAGIDLDEYPLVDVSAEPVDGDPAHSGDSIVRGELRAA; from the coding sequence ATGGACCACGTCGAGCCTGACGAGCTGGCCGTGCTGGCCCTCGACGGCCGCGAGCCCGATGCCGCGGTCCGCGCCCACCTCGACGCCTGCGACGCGTGTGCGGCCGAGTACGCTGCGCTCGCGCGGACGGTCGACCTCGGACGCGAGTCGCCGTCCGAGGGGTTGGAGGCTCCGCCCGCGTCGGTCTGGGCGGCCATCCACGGCGAGCTCGGGCTCGCGGCCGATCTCGCCGACGACCCGCTCGCCGACGACCCGCTCGCCGACGACCCGCTCGCCGAGACGGATGCCGGCGCGCGGCGCCACGTGCCACGTGCCCGACCACGCGTCCCGTCGGCGGTCGAGCCGGCCGCTCGGGCGCGCCCGGGGCGTTCGCGCCGGTGGTTGCCGGTCGCGGCCGCCGCGGCGGTGGTGGGTCTGCTCGCGGGCATCGGAATCGGCTTCGGCTTCGCCGGCACGGGCGGCGGCGGCGGCGCCGACCCGGCGACCGTGATCGCCACCGCCGAGCTCGACGCCTTCCCCGGGTGGGATTCCACGGGGACCGCGACGGTCGAGGCGGATGCCGCAGGCGAGCGCACGATCGTGGTCGACCTGGCCGCAGAGGTGGCGTCGGGGGAGGTCCGCGAGGTGTGGCTCATCCGGTCCGACGCATCCGGGCTCGTCAGCCTCGGCCTGATGGACGGCGACTCCGCGCGCTTCGCGGTGCCGGCGGGCATCGACCTCGACGAGTACCCGCTCGTGGACGTCTCGGCCGAGCCGGTCGACGGCGATCCCGCGCACTCGGGCGACTCGATCGTGCGGGGCGAGCTCCGCGCCGCCTGA